A single Xiphias gladius isolate SHS-SW01 ecotype Sanya breed wild chromosome 18, ASM1685928v1, whole genome shotgun sequence DNA region contains:
- the hcfc1b gene encoding host cell factor 1b isoform X1 produces the protein MASEPAIPAVLQPRWKRVVGWTGPVPRPRHGHRAVAIKELMVVFGGGNEGIVDELHVYNTATNQWFIPAVRGDVPPGCAAYGFVCDGTRLLVFGGMVEYGKYSNDLYELQASRWEWKRLKAKAPKNGPPPCPRLGHSFSLIGSRCYLFGGLANDSEDPKNNIPRYLNDLYCLELRPGSSVVGWEIPLTLGQPPPPRESHTAVVTSGRGANKLIIYGGMSGCRLGDLWVLDIDSLTWRKPALSGTAPLPRSLHSATTINNKMYVFGGWVPLVMDDVKVATHEKEWKCTNTLACLNLDTMCWEMVLMDSLEETIPRARAGHCSVGINSRLYIWSGRDGYRKAWNNQVCCKDLWYLETERPCAPSRVQLVRANTSSLEVSWGPSQTADTYLLQLQKYDIPATPATTSPAYSPSPNPIPTATPGAGASKSPTPIAVAPANQPVPLSGITLVPSPTASVPGSPLAAAAKAPAVMKVAAAAGAAGGASLITVRQAVPKSPVAVTTHPAGVRMVVPAQAGQGMPIGSSTQMSGMAALAAAAAATQKIPPSSATVLNVPAGATIVKTVAVSPGSSSLPVKVAAPVAMVSNPATRMLKTAAAQAGGASVVSAPGTPNRPIITVHKSGTVTVSQQAQVVTTVVGGVTKTITLVNSPLSVGGGGALVSDVTCWVRLHTCVFVFTDLTTSVLPLFQISNLGKVVSVVQNKPVQSGAVTGQAGSSPITQIIQTKGALPAGTILKLVTSADGKQATILSTTQAGSTPTKPTILGVAPTTSKPGTTIIKTIPVSALQGGAGAGGNNPITILTTKVVSPGTVGKIITTVPKITAGSQQGVTQVVLKGTPGTPGTILRTVPMGGVRLVSPGAAGSKPTVTTLVVKATTGVSSLGTVTGSVTTFAGGAVTAAKASLATPNSTLATIATLASQVTTPTAAAAGPKQVTLITTPSGAEAQPLVQDLPVSIMASPTAEEPGSTTSTTTTVEGEAGDNSSATVTLVCSNPPCETHETGTTNTATVATATIGGDNRVCSNPPCETHETGTTNTATVATATIGGDNRVCSNPPCETHETGTTNTATVATATIGGDNRVCSNPPCETHETGTTNTATVATATIGGDNRVCSNPPCETHETGTTNTATVATATIGGDNRVCSNPPCETHETGTTNTATVATATIGGDNRVCSNPPCETHETGTTNTATVATATIGGDNSVCSNPPCETHDTGTTNTATVATATIGGDNRVCSNPPCETNETGTMNTATVATATIGGNNRVCSNPPGQTQDTGTTNTATVATATIGRDNRVCSNPPCETHETGTTNTATVATATIGGDNSVRSNPPGPTHETGATNSATVARANIGGDNSVCSNPPCETHETGTTNTATVATATIGGDNRVCSNPPGQTQDTGTTNTATVATANIGSDNRVCSNPPGQTHEMGTTNSATVATATIGRDNRVCSNPPGQTQDTGTTNTATVATSTIDCDNRVCSNPPGQTHDTGTTNTATVATATIGGDNSVCSNPPCETHETGTTNTATVATATIGGDNRVCSNPPGQTQDTGTTNTATVATANIGSDNRVCSNPPGQTHEMGTTNSATVATATIGRDNRVCSNPPGQTQDTGTTNTATVAMANIGSDNRVCSNPPGQTHETGTTNSATVARATIGRDNRVCSNPPGQTQDTGTTNTATVAMANIGSDNRVCSNPPGQTHETGTTNSATVARATIGGDNSVCSNPPGQTHDTGTTNTATVATATIGGDNRVCSNPPGQTQDTGTTNTATVATANIGSDNRVCSNPPGQTHEMGTTNSATVATATIGRDNRVCSNPPGQTQDTGTTNTATVAMANIGSDNRVCSNPPCETHETGTTNTATVATATIGGETSVRSNSPGQTHDTSTTNTATVASASMSREMQVSPNQPSAQQSAPPLAVSLNGGNTCSNPPCETHETGTTNTATTAGAGGLRQVCSNPPCETHETGTTNTATTATAQQGEDGLKVDSTDPASSSDPASSTTANQSRAVTTVTQATPTPGPSIPEISSLVGEDRAESSEAEAVAMVTAAAEEVEEPMQTDSQSEAVMSSAASVLQVHLEGAEATAQMASSDGGLPQELMLSERDGGEVVSGTTTLMMTTGLTPDQLAVTTVTEDAAQQATIQAVLHAGHMGEAEGSVDQSIPIVLTQQELAALVQQQLQDVHNQPGPKPAEPEPQHSNMPTEGLAPADSLNDPTAESNGHELTSSAVTSAVARLASTFSPAPPLTACPTRIHASATVTEATNGLAATTGRGVQVKSSVRDSQWCNVGVVKVTNMVVSHFYVPCDNNMADDDSGVMPDYSQMRKVELQPGTAYKFRVAGINICGRGAFSEVSAFKTCLPGFPGAPCAIKISKNLDGAQLTWEPPAVTSGKITEYSVYLAIQSSQATSSSSGSGPTQLAFMRVYCGPNPSCLVQASSLANAHIDYTTKPAIIFRIAARNQKGYGPATQVRWLQETSKDAKPAVKRPGASPDFKPLVGPKKFRTDQ, from the exons ATGGCATCCGAACCCGCGATCCCTGCGGTACTGCAGCCCCGCTGGAAGCGCGTCGTCGGCTGGACCGGGCCGGTGCCGCGGCCCCGGCATGGACATCGAGCCGTGGCCATCAAGGAACTGATGGTGGTTTTTGGCGGAGGGAACGAGGGGATTGTGGACGAGCTGCACGTCTACAACACAG CCACCAACCAGTGGTTTATCCCTGCGGTCCGCGGTGACGTCCCCCCAGGCTGTGCCGCCTACGGCTTCGTGTGTGACGGGACCAGGCTGCTGGTGTTCGGTGGGATGGTGGAGTACGGCAAATACAGCAACGACCTGTACGAGCTACAG GCGAGTCGTTGGGAGTGGAAACGTCTGAAGGCCAAAGCTCCAAAGAACGGCCCCCCCCCCTGCCCCCGCCTTGGACACAGCTTCTCTCTGATTGGCAGCCGCTGCTACTTGTTTGGAGGACTGGCCAATGACAGCGAAGACCCCAAGAACAACATCCCCAG GTACCTGAACGACCTGTACTGTCTTGAGCTGCGTCCGGGCTCCAGCGTCGTCGGCTGGGAGATCCCGCTGACGTTGGGTCAGCCGCCGCCGCCCAGAGAGAGTCACACGGCCGTGGTGACGAGCGGCCGCGGAGCCAACAAACTGATCATATATGGAGGGATGAGCGGCTGCAGACTGGGAGACCTGTGGGTCCTTGACATAG ACTCTCTGACCTGGAGGAAACCAGCCCTCAGTGGAACCGCCCCCCTCCCCCGCAGCCTGCACTCTGCCACCACCATCAACAATAA gaTGTATGTGTTTGGAGGTTGGGTTCCTCTGGTGATGGATGACGTTAAAGTGGCGACGCATGAGAAGGAGTGGAAGTGTACCAACACGCTGGCCTGCCTCAACCTGG aCACGATGTGTTGGGAGATGGTCCTAATGGACAGTCTAGAGGAGACCATCCCCAGGGCTCGAGCAGGTCACTGCAGTGTGGGCATCAACTCCAGACTCTACATCTGGAGCGGCAGGGACGGATACAGGAAGGCCTGGAACAACCAGGTGTGCTGCAAGGACCTCTGGTACCTTGAAACAG AGCGTCCCTGTGCTCCCTCTCGGGTGCAGCTGGTCCGGGCTAACACGTCGTCTCTGGAGGTGAGCTGGGGGCCATCGCAGACCGCAGACACttacctgctgcagctgcagaagtACGACATTCCTGCTACACCTGCAACCACCTCACCTGCCTACAGCCCCTCCCCCAACCCCATCCCCACTGCCACACCTGGAGCCGGCGCCTCCAAGAGCCCTACCCCCATCGCCGTGGCACCTGCCAACCAGCCCGTTCCGCTGTCCGGCATCACGCTGGTCCCATCCCCAACTGCCTCTGTACCTGGAAGCCcattggctgctgctgctaaagCACCAG CTGTCATGAAGGTGGCAGCCGCTGCAGGTGCAGCGGGCGGAGCCTCCCTCATCACAGTGAGACAGGCCGTGCCCAAATCCCCGGTTGCCGTGACAACACATCCAGCTGGTGTTCGTATGGTGGTACCTGCTCAGGCCGGACAGGGGATG CCAATAGGCAGCAGTACTCAGATGAGCGGTATGGCGGCGTTAGCGGCGGCGGCTGCTGCGACGCAGAAGATCCCGCCGTCCTCGGCGACGGTGCTGAACGTCCCTGCAGGAGCTACGATTGTAAAGACGGTGGCCGTCAGTCCAGGATCCAGCAGTCTGCCAGTCAAAGTGGCAGCTCCTGTTGCCATG gTGAGCAACCCGGCCACTCGGATGTTAAAGACGGCCGCTGCTCAGGCGGGCGGGGCCTCGGTAGTCTCCGCTCCCGGGACCCCCAACCGACCAATCATCACGGTCCATAAGTCGGGCACGGTGACGGTCTCCCAACAGGCTCAGGTGGTCACCACGGTGGTGGGCGGAGTCACAAAGACCATCACTCTCGTTAACAGTCCACTCAGTGTGGGAGGAGGCGGGGCACTGGTGAGTGATGTCACCTGCTGGGTGCGACTCCACACCTGTGTGTTCGTCTTTACAGACCTGACGACATCAGTCCTGCCTCTGTTTCAGATCAGTAACCTGGGGAAGGTGGTGTCAGTGGTCCAGAACAAACCAGTTCAGAGTGGAGCGGTTACTGGTCAGGCTGGGAGCAGCCCCATCACCCAGATCATCCAG aCGAAGGGCGCGCTCCCAGCAGGAACCATCCTGAAGCTGGTGACATCAGCAGACGGTAAACAGGCCACCATCCTCAGCACCACGCAGGCCGGGTCCACACCGACCAAACCCACCATCCTGGGCGTCGCCCCGACAACATCCAAGCCTGGAACCACCATCATCAAGACCATCCCAGTGTCTGCGCTGCAGGGGGGCGCAGGtgcag GTGGTAACAATCCAATCACCATCCTGACCACCAAGGTGGTGTCTCCAGGAACTGTGGGAAAAATCATCACCACTGTCCCCAAAATCACTGCGGGCAGTCAGCAGGGGGtcacacag gtGGTGTTGAAAGGAACTCCAGGTACACCTGGTACCATCCTCAGGACCGTCCCGATGGGCGGAGTCAGACTGGTGTCACCGGGAGCTGCCGGTTCCAAACCCACCGTCACCACACTGGTCGTCAAGGCAACCACAG GGGTGTCCAGTCTGGGGACAGTAACAGGAAGTGTTACCACCTTTGCAGGTGGAGCCGTCACTGCCGCCAAAGCCTCTCTTGCAACGCCCAACTCCACCCTGGCAACCATTGCTACACTGGCCAGCCAGGTTACCACGCCAACCGCTGCTGCAGCAGGACCCAAACAG GTGACTCTGATCACAACTCCGAGTGGTGCTGAAGCTCAGCCGCTGGTCCAGGATCTGCCTGTCTCCATCATGGCTTCTCCTACTGCAGAGGAGCCTGGAAGTACTAcaagtactactactactgtagAAGGAGAGGCTGGAGATAATTCATCTGCTACAG TGACGTTGGTCTGTTCCAACCCCCCCTGTGAGACTCACGAGACGGGGACGACGAACACCGCCACCGTCGCCACGGCAACCATCGGCGGTGACAACAGAGTGTGCTCCAACCCCCCCTGTGAGACCCACGAGACGGGGACGACGAACACCGCCACCGTCGCCACGGCAACCATCGGCGGTGACAACAGAGTGTGCTCCAACCCCCCCTGTGAGACCCACGAGACGGGGACGACGAACACCGCCACAGTCGCCACGGCAACCATCGGCGGTGACAACAGAGTGTGCTCCAACCCCCCCTGTGAGACCCACGAGACGGGGACGACGAACACCGCCACCGTCGCCACGGCAACCATCGGCGGTGACAACAGAGTGTGCTCCAACCCCCCCTGTGAGACCCACGAGACGGGGACGACGAACACCGCCACCGTCGCCACGGCAACCATCGGCGGTGACAACAGAGTGTGCTCCAACCCCCCCTGTGAGACCCACGAGACGGGGACGACGAACACCGCCACCGTCGCCACGGCAACCATCGGCGGTGACAACAGAGTGTGCTCCAACCCCCCCTGTGAGACCCACGAGACGGGGACGACGAACACCGCCACTGTCGCCACGGCAACCATCGGCGGTGACAACAGTGTGTGCTCCAATCCCCCCTGTGAGACCCACGACACCGGCACCACCAACACTGCCACCGTCGCCACAGCAACCATCGGCGGTGACAACAGAGTGTGCTCCAACCCCCCCTGTGAGACCAACGAGACGGGGACGATGAACACCGCCACCGTCGCCACGGCAACCATCGGCGGTAACAACAGAGTGTGCTCCAACCCACCCGGTCAGACTCAGGACACCGGCACCACCAACACCGCCACCGTCGCCACGGCAACCATCGGGCGTGACAACAGAGTGTGCTCCAACCCGCCCTGTGAGACCCACGAGACGGGGACGACGAACACCGCCACCGTCGCCACAGCAACCATCGGCGGTGACAACAGTGTGCGCTCCAACCCACCTGGTCCGACTCACGAAACGGGGGCGACGAACAGTGCCACCGTCGCCAGGGCAAACATCGGCGGTGACAACAGTGTGTGCTCCAACCCCCCCTGTGAGACCCACGAGACGGGAACGACGAACACCGCCACCGTCGCCACGGCAACCATCGGCGGTGACAACAGAGTGTGCTCCAACCCACCTGGTCAGACTCAAGACACCGGCACCACCAACACTGCCACCGTCGCCACGGCAAACATCGGCAGTGACAACAGAGTGTGCTCCAACCCGCCTGGTCAGACTCACGAAATGGGGACGACGAACAGCGCCACCGTCGCCACGGCAACCATCGGCCGTGACAACAGAGTGTGCTCCAACCCGCCCGGTCAGACTCAGGACACCGGCACCACCAACACCGCCACCGTCGCCACGTCAACCATCGACTGTGACAACAGAGTGTGTTCCAACCCGCCGGGTCAGACTCACGACACCGGCACCACCAACACCGCCACCGTAGCCACGGCAACCATCGGTGGTGACAACAGTGTGTGCTCCAACCCCCCCTGTGAGACCCACGAGACGGGGACGACGAACACCGCCACCGTCGCCACGGCAACCATCGGCGGTGACAACAGAGTGTGCTCCAACCCACCTGGTCAGACTCAAGACACCGGCACCACCAACACTGCCACCGTCGCCACGGCAAACATCGGCAGTGACAACAGAGTGTGCTCCAACCCGCCTGGTCAGACTCACGAAATGGGGACGACGAACAGCGCCACCGTCGCCACGGCAACCATCGGCCGTGACAACAGAGTGTGCTCCAACCCGCCCGGTCAGACTCAGGACACCGGCACCACCAACACCGCCACCGTCGCCATGGCAAACATCGGCAGTGACAACAGAGTGTGCTCCAACCCGCCTGGTCAGACTCACGAAACGGGGACGACGAACAGCGCCACCGTCGCCAGGGCAACCATCGGCCGTGACAACAGAGTGTGCTCCAACCCGCCCGGTCAGACTCAGGACACCGGCACCACCAACACCGCCACCGTCGCCATGGCAAACATCGGCAGTGACAACAGAGTGTGCTCCAACCCGCCTGGTCAGACTCACGAAACGGGGACGACGAACAGCGCCACCGTCGCCAGGGCAACCATCGGCGGTGACAACAGTGTGTGTTCCAACCCGCCGGGTCAGACTCACGACACCGGCACCACCAACACCGCCACCGTAGCCACGGCAACCATCGGTGGTGACAACAGAGTGTGCTCCAACCCACCTGGTCAGACTCAAGACACCGGCACCACCAACACCGCCACCGTCGCCACGGCAAACATCGGCAGTGACAACAGAGTGTGCTCCAACCCGCCTGGTCAGACTCACGAAATGGGGACGACGAACAGCGCCACCGTCGCCACGGCAACCATCGGCCGTGACAACAGAGTGTGCTCCAACCCGCCCGGTCAGACTCAGGACACCGGCACCACCAACACCGCCACCGTCGCCATGGCAAACATCGGCAGTGACAACAGAGTGTGCTCCAACCCGCCCTGTGAGACCCACGAGACGGGGACGACGAACACCGCCACCGTCGCCACGGCAACCATCGGCGGTGAAACCAGTGTGCGCTCCAACTCACCCGGTCAGACTCACGACACCAGTACCACCAACACCGCCACCGTCGCCTCTGCCAGCATGAGTCGAGAGATGCAG gtgAGTCCTAACCAGCCCTCAGCTCAGCAGTCTGCTCCTCCACTTGCTGTCAGTCTGAACGGAGGAAACACCTGCTCAAATCCACCATGTGAGACTCACGAGACAGGAACCACCAACACCGCTACCacagcaggagctggaggactCAGGCAG GTGTGTTCAAATCCACCATGTGAGACACATGAGACCGGCACTACAAACACAGCTACCACAGCTACAG CTCAGCAGGGTGAAGACGGTCTAAAGGTAGACTCCACAGaccctgcctcctcctctgaccctgcctcctccaccacagccaatcagagcagaGCCGTTACCACCGTTACACAGGCAACGCCCACACCTGGACCATCGATACCT GAGATCTCCTCATTGGTCGGAGAGGACAGGGCAGAGTCCTCGGAGGCAGAGGCTGTCGCCATGgtgacagcagctgcagaggaggtggaggagcctatgcagacagacagccaatcagaggctgTGATGTCATCAGCAGCATCGGTGTTGCAGGTTCATCTGGAGGGCGCCGAGGCAACAGCACAG ATGGCGAGCTCGGACGGGGGTCTTCCTCAGGAGCTGATGTTATCAGAAAGGGACGGAGGTGAGGTGGTCTCTGGGACAACGACCCTAATGATGACAACAGGACTGACCCCTGACCAGCTGGCTGTTACCACGGTAACAGAGGATGCAGCTCAGCAGGCGACAATACAGGCGGTACTGCATGCAGGACACATgg gtgaaGCAGAGGGGTCAGTGGATCAGTCCATCCCCATTGTTCTGACCCAGCAGGAACTGGCAGCTCtggtccagcagcagctgcaggatgTCCACAACCAACCAGGACCAAAACCAGCAGAACCAGAACCACAGCACAGCAACATGCCCACAG AGGGCCTTGCTCCAGCAGACAGCCTCAATGACCCAACAGCAGAGAGTAATGGGCACGAGCTGACATCATCAGCAGTAACGAGCGCCGTCGCCCGATTGGCCAGCACGTTCAGCCCTGCCCCTCCTCTGACGGCGTGTCCGACTAGGATCCATGCTTCTGCCACGGTCACCGAGGCAACCAATGGCCTCGCAGCGACTACCGGG CGGGGCGTCCAGGTGAAGTCTTCGGTGAGGGACAGTCAGTGGTGCAACGTTGGCGTCGTCAAGGTTACGAACATGGTGGTCTCTCACTTCTACGTCCCCTGTGACAACAACATGGCCGAC GACGACTCGGGTGTGATGCCTGACTACAGTCAGATGAGGAAGGTGGAGCTGCAGCCAGGGACGGCCTATAAGTTTCGTGTTGCAGGGATCAATATCTGTGGCCGTGGAGCGTTCTCAGAGGTGTCGGCGTTTAAAACGTGTCTGCCAGGTTTCCCGGGCGCGCCCTGCGCCATCAAGATCAGCAAG AACCTGGACGGGGCCCAGCTGACCTGGGAGCCTCCTGCCGTCACATCGGGGAAGATCACGGAGTACTCGGTGTACCTGGCCATCCAGTCCAGCCAGGCCACCTCCTCCAGTTCCGGTTCTGGTCCAACCCAGCTGGCCTTCATGAGGGTGTACTGTGGTCCCAACCCGTCCTGCCTGGTCCAGGCCTCCAGCCTCGCCAACGCCCACATCGACTACACCACCAAGCCCGCCATCATCTTCCGCATCGCCGCTCGCAACCAGAAGGGCTATGGGCCGGCCACGCAGGTCCGGTGGTTACAAG AAACCAGTAAAGATGCCAAACCAGCAGTGAAGAGACCAGGAGCTTCTCCTGACTT TAAACCTCTCGTTGGACCAAAGAAGTTCAGAACTGACCAATAG